A stretch of Paenibacillus mucilaginosus 3016 DNA encodes these proteins:
- a CDS encoding YesL family protein, protein MEFRGIMGGFYRISEWIMRLSVINVLWILCGIPFFMLGLILLQAGTTDQVLQTLILMAIVSPFTLFPSTAAMFSVARKWLTGDEDVPLFKTFFRSYKSNYVQAMLGGLLYVLFGVILYTNFRFYGNQTGLFSVLRFLVLSLTVLLSISLFHFFSILSHLHMKTLQIVKNAMLITIGNPIRSISMIALNGVVLYISFTVFTFLIPFFMGSLIAIVSFWHFNLIFGKLQEKQQQIAEKEAEEAEKARLEAEGGADALDAALDGAELRGAEERKDERGDPSR, encoded by the coding sequence TTGGAATTTCGTGGAATTATGGGCGGTTTCTACCGCATCTCCGAATGGATCATGCGCCTTTCGGTCATTAATGTGCTTTGGATTCTATGCGGTATCCCCTTCTTCATGCTGGGGCTGATCCTGCTGCAGGCGGGGACGACCGATCAAGTTTTGCAAACGCTTATACTGATGGCGATTGTCTCGCCGTTCACCCTGTTCCCTTCAACGGCGGCCATGTTCAGTGTAGCGCGGAAGTGGCTGACCGGTGATGAGGACGTACCATTGTTCAAGACGTTCTTCCGCAGCTACAAGAGCAACTATGTGCAGGCGATGCTGGGCGGTCTGCTGTATGTGCTCTTCGGAGTGATTCTGTATACGAATTTCCGGTTCTACGGCAATCAGACCGGACTCTTCAGCGTCCTCCGGTTCCTGGTATTATCCCTGACCGTGCTGCTGTCGATCTCGCTGTTCCATTTCTTCTCTATCCTGTCCCATCTTCATATGAAGACACTTCAGATCGTGAAGAACGCAATGCTGATCACCATCGGCAATCCGATCCGCTCCATCTCGATGATCGCTTTGAACGGCGTCGTCCTGTATATCAGCTTTACCGTCTTCACCTTCCTCATCCCTTTCTTCATGGGCAGTTTGATTGCAATCGTGTCGTTCTGGCACTTCAATCTCATTTTCGGCAAGCTGCAGGAGAAGCAGCAGCAGATCGCCGAGAAGGAAGCGGAAGAGGCGGAGAAGGCGCGGCTGGAAGCGGAAGGGGGCGCCGATGCCCTGGATGCGGCGCTGGACGGAGCCGAGCTTCGGGGAGCCGAAGAGCGCAAAGACGAGCGTGGAGACCCCAGCCGGTAG
- the fsa gene encoding fructose-6-phosphate aldolase gives MKLFIDTANVEEIRKAHELGVIAGVTTNPSLIAKEGKDFFATVKEIIEVVGNVPISAEVISLKADEMVEQGKKLAALGDGIVVKVPMTEEGLKATKIFTELGIKTNVTLIFSSTQALLAARAGATYVSPFVGRLDDINQIGMNLIKEISEIFAIHDIQSEIITASVRTTTHVIEAALLGAHIATVPYKVIQGMVKHPLTDAGIERFLKDWEGAKQSVF, from the coding sequence ATGAAGTTGTTTATTGATACCGCGAATGTCGAAGAGATCCGTAAGGCTCATGAGCTTGGCGTTATTGCCGGCGTAACCACGAATCCGTCCCTGATTGCCAAAGAAGGCAAAGACTTCTTCGCGACGGTGAAAGAAATCATCGAAGTCGTGGGGAATGTTCCGATCAGTGCGGAAGTCATCTCGCTGAAAGCGGATGAGATGGTGGAGCAGGGCAAGAAGCTGGCTGCGCTTGGCGACGGCATCGTGGTGAAGGTTCCGATGACGGAAGAAGGGCTGAAGGCTACGAAGATCTTCACGGAGCTCGGCATCAAAACCAACGTCACCCTGATCTTCTCTTCCACGCAGGCTCTGCTGGCCGCCCGTGCGGGAGCTACCTATGTATCTCCGTTCGTGGGACGTCTGGATGACATTAACCAGATCGGCATGAATCTGATCAAAGAAATCAGCGAAATCTTCGCTATTCACGATATTCAGTCGGAGATCATTACGGCCAGCGTCCGGACGACGACTCATGTAATCGAAGCAGCGCTGCTCGGCGCCCATATTGCGACGGTTCCATACAAGGTCATCCAAGGTATGGTCAAGCATCCGCTTACGGATGCGGGGATCGAGCGCTTCCTGAAGGATTGGGAAGGTGCGAAGCAGTCGGTATTCTAG
- the xylB gene encoding xylulokinase, with product MFFLGIDLGTSAVKCILVNDRGEVKASASEEYPLLQPQPGWAEQHPEDWWKGTAGCIRKLLEKAGITGAEVAGVGLSGQMHGSVFLDKELNVVRPALLWCDQRTGAECEWIEETIGKEELGRLTGNKALTGFTAPKVIWLRSREPQNFERTAHLLLPKDYVRLQLTGEFGMDMADASGTLLLDVANRRWSEEVLGKLGIPASWLPPLFESSDVAGTVLPAAAELTGLAPGTPVVAGGGDQACGAVGVGVVRSGIASVALGTSGVVFVHDDTYQADEECRLHSFCHGVPGNWHRMGVMLAAGGSFQWWKNHFAYEELQRAEQEGRDVYEYLTELAASAPLGSEGLLFLPYLTGERTPHPDPKARGGFIGLNLRHGKAHLTRAVLEGITFGLRDSMELIKESGIAITELRVNGGGARSRFWRQMIADIFGYPVVTVNSTDGPAYGAAVMAASGVLKREIPDLCEEWIRVEDRVEPIAANQERYQAYYDIYRTLYGTLKTSFHQLSDLAAAEGRS from the coding sequence ATGTTTTTCTTAGGGATCGATCTTGGAACGTCCGCCGTCAAGTGTATCCTGGTCAATGACCGCGGCGAAGTGAAAGCGAGTGCAAGCGAGGAATACCCTCTGCTGCAGCCGCAGCCCGGCTGGGCTGAGCAGCATCCGGAGGACTGGTGGAAAGGCACGGCCGGCTGCATCCGCAAACTGCTGGAGAAGGCCGGCATTACAGGAGCCGAGGTTGCCGGCGTCGGCTTATCGGGCCAGATGCACGGCTCGGTCTTCCTCGACAAGGAGCTGAACGTCGTCCGCCCCGCCCTGCTCTGGTGCGACCAGCGCACAGGGGCCGAGTGCGAATGGATCGAAGAGACGATCGGCAAAGAGGAACTGGGACGCCTCACCGGAAATAAAGCGCTCACAGGCTTCACGGCGCCGAAGGTGATCTGGCTGCGCAGCCGGGAGCCGCAGAACTTCGAGCGTACCGCCCACCTCCTGCTGCCGAAGGATTATGTCCGCCTGCAGCTGACCGGCGAGTTCGGCATGGATATGGCCGATGCGAGCGGCACCCTGCTCCTCGACGTGGCGAACCGCCGCTGGTCCGAGGAGGTCCTCGGCAAGCTCGGCATTCCAGCCTCCTGGCTGCCTCCGCTCTTCGAGAGCAGCGACGTTGCCGGCACGGTGCTGCCTGCCGCCGCTGAGCTGACCGGCCTCGCGCCCGGAACCCCCGTCGTCGCCGGCGGCGGCGACCAGGCCTGCGGTGCCGTCGGTGTAGGCGTCGTGCGCAGCGGCATTGCCTCCGTCGCCCTCGGCACCTCCGGCGTCGTGTTCGTACACGACGATACGTACCAGGCCGACGAGGAGTGCAGGCTCCACTCCTTCTGCCACGGCGTGCCGGGCAACTGGCACCGGATGGGTGTCATGCTTGCTGCCGGCGGCTCGTTCCAATGGTGGAAGAACCACTTCGCCTACGAGGAGCTGCAGCGCGCCGAGCAGGAAGGCAGAGACGTGTACGAATACCTCACGGAGCTTGCCGCTTCGGCGCCGCTCGGCAGTGAGGGACTCCTCTTCCTGCCTTACCTTACCGGGGAGCGCACCCCGCATCCCGATCCGAAGGCCCGCGGCGGCTTTATCGGCCTGAACCTGCGCCACGGCAAAGCCCACCTGACCCGCGCCGTGCTGGAAGGCATCACCTTCGGCCTGCGGGACTCCATGGAGCTCATCAAGGAATCGGGCATCGCCATCACCGAGCTTCGTGTGAACGGCGGGGGCGCCCGCAGCCGCTTCTGGCGCCAGATGATCGCCGACATCTTCGGCTATCCGGTGGTCACCGTGAACTCCACGGACGGTCCGGCTTACGGCGCAGCCGTTATGGCCGCTTCCGGCGTCCTGAAGCGGGAGATCCCCGACCTCTGCGAGGAGTGGATCCGCGTCGAAGACCGCGTCGAACCGATTGCCGCCAACCAGGAGCGCTACCAGGCCTACTACGACATCTATCGTACGCTGTACGGCACGCTGAAGACGAGCTTCCATCAGCTCAGCGACCTGGCTGCAGCAGAAGGCCGGAGCTGA
- a CDS encoding ROK family transcriptional regulator — MKSLNKSTLLGLIRRQAPISRADLAKATRLTRATVSALVEELIGDHLVIETGIGESSGGRKPMMLELNRNGGRVIGLDLRPTDLLLVVTDLHGQIRKRAEYAYGEEASKDPGRFLQEILSLLEKEREALEPTPLGLIGVGIGVHGFVEYPSGHVVFVPHTGWKDLSWKKELEASLGLPVVLDNEANLAALGELEFGAGADADCSDMLYLSAGGGIGAGLILGGELFRGTGGLAGEVGHSTIQMDGLPCSCGNRGCWERYASERALAEKLGMDYAPGFSERLLALLEQGDGQAREAVRQAGSYLGIGIGNMMHTFNPQMIVVGNAMSQYGAWVNGPLLDALASRYSYLASFRITVRYSQLGEDGCALGAASSIIRARMRLQEYEASSARGGAGEPNET, encoded by the coding sequence TTGAAAAGCTTGAATAAATCGACGCTGCTGGGGCTGATCCGGCGGCAGGCTCCAATCTCGAGAGCCGACCTAGCGAAGGCAACCCGGCTGACGCGGGCTACCGTGTCGGCTTTGGTAGAGGAGCTTATCGGAGATCACCTTGTGATCGAGACGGGAATCGGTGAGTCGAGCGGCGGGCGGAAGCCGATGATGCTGGAGCTGAACCGCAACGGCGGCCGGGTCATCGGGCTCGATCTGCGGCCGACGGATCTGCTGCTCGTGGTGACGGATCTCCATGGACAGATCCGCAAGCGTGCGGAGTATGCTTACGGCGAGGAGGCCTCCAAAGATCCCGGACGCTTCCTTCAGGAGATTCTGTCGCTGCTGGAGAAGGAACGGGAGGCACTGGAGCCGACTCCGCTCGGACTGATCGGCGTGGGTATCGGCGTCCACGGTTTTGTGGAGTACCCGTCGGGCCATGTTGTTTTTGTGCCGCACACAGGCTGGAAGGATCTGTCGTGGAAAAAGGAGCTCGAAGCCTCTCTCGGCCTGCCGGTCGTCCTCGATAACGAAGCGAACCTGGCGGCGCTGGGCGAGCTGGAGTTCGGGGCCGGGGCGGATGCGGACTGCAGCGACATGCTGTACCTCAGCGCAGGCGGCGGGATCGGGGCCGGCCTCATCCTCGGCGGCGAGCTTTTCCGGGGAACCGGAGGGCTGGCGGGGGAAGTGGGCCACTCGACCATCCAGATGGACGGGCTGCCCTGCTCCTGCGGCAACCGGGGCTGCTGGGAGCGGTATGCCTCCGAGCGGGCTCTGGCGGAGAAGCTCGGCATGGATTATGCGCCGGGGTTCTCGGAGCGGCTCTTGGCCCTGCTTGAGCAGGGAGACGGGCAGGCGCGTGAAGCGGTCCGGCAGGCCGGGTCGTACCTCGGTATCGGCATCGGAAACATGATGCACACCTTCAATCCCCAGATGATCGTGGTGGGCAATGCCATGAGCCAGTACGGGGCTTGGGTCAACGGCCCGCTGCTGGATGCGCTCGCTTCCCGTTATTCCTACCTGGCTTCCTTCCGGATTACGGTCCGGTATTCGCAGCTTGGCGAAGACGGGTGCGCGCTGGGGGCGGCTTCCTCGATCATCCGCGCCCGGATGCGCCTGCAGGAGTATGAGGCGTCATCGGCCAGGGGCGGGGCCGGGGAACCGAACGAAACGTGA
- a CDS encoding DUF1499 domain-containing protein — translation MLKRTLVGLIRSHETTGEKAKDPALKTRYYKISMDQAWDEIINMFKKLSGYKLLHEVRSVGEIVVERKTITGRTQDITLTLFSITPVKTAVDIYSASRGSLGDLGANYRTILDIYKHIDKRLAAYKINE, via the coding sequence TTGCTTAAGCGTACCTTGGTCGGCCTCATCCGCAGCCACGAAACCACGGGTGAGAAAGCGAAAGATCCGGCATTGAAAACGAGATACTACAAAATCTCCATGGATCAGGCATGGGATGAGATTATCAATATGTTCAAGAAACTCAGCGGGTACAAACTGCTCCATGAAGTAAGAAGTGTCGGAGAGATTGTGGTAGAGCGCAAGACGATTACCGGCCGGACCCAAGATATTACACTGACCCTGTTCAGCATTACGCCGGTGAAGACGGCTGTCGATATCTATTCGGCTTCCCGTGGATCGCTGGGGGATCTGGGGGCGAATTACCGGACCATCCTCGATATATACAAGCATATCGACAAGCGCCTTGCCGCTTATAAAATAAACGAATAA
- the tpx gene encoding thiol peroxidase, which yields MAQATLKGNPITLVGTQLKAGDKAPDFTVNKNLLETASLADYAGKIKLISVVPSLDTGVCDAQTRRFNEEAAKLGDNVIVLTISVDLPMAQARWCGAAGIDKVVTLSDYKNHSFGKAYGVLIEELRLLMRSIFVIDANDTIQYVEYLGEMTEHPNYEAAIEAVKKLV from the coding sequence ATGGCACAAGCGACTCTGAAAGGCAATCCGATCACCCTGGTCGGAACTCAACTGAAAGCAGGAGACAAAGCGCCTGACTTTACAGTGAACAAGAATCTGCTCGAAACTGCCTCCTTGGCGGACTATGCGGGTAAAATCAAGCTGATCTCCGTTGTGCCTTCCCTGGACACGGGCGTATGTGACGCTCAAACCCGCCGCTTCAACGAAGAAGCTGCAAAGCTTGGCGACAACGTGATCGTCCTGACGATCTCCGTCGACCTCCCGATGGCTCAAGCCCGCTGGTGCGGCGCTGCCGGCATCGACAAAGTCGTGACGCTCTCCGACTACAAAAACCACTCCTTCGGCAAAGCTTACGGCGTGCTGATCGAAGAACTGCGCCTGCTCATGAGATCCATCTTCGTGATTGACGCGAACGACACGATCCAATACGTGGAATACCTCGGCGAAATGACGGAGCACCCGAACTACGAAGCAGCGATCGAAGCTGTGAAGAAGCTCGTTTAA
- a CDS encoding LysR family transcriptional regulator: protein MELRQLQYFVKVARKQHVTQAAEEMHVAQSAVSRQIHQLEEELGVQLFVQKGRNLQLTSVGKLFLCRVEGILTDLERAVNEIHEYLDPEKGEIRVGFPHSLGIYLLPTLIASFRKHYPNVTFRLRQGTYNSLIRDVMKGEIDLAFISPFPEKHSHVTGDLLLQEELYAIVPQGHVLAESKTIRLEQLKEDSFVMFSEEYSLRSIVLEACSKAGFVPRIGFEGEETDTIRGLVAAGMGVSLLPEMALTEISVLQPVKVRVVEPQVTRSVGMIQRTGEKLPLVAEVFRKFLLDFMATKYLKGEDTE from the coding sequence GTGGAACTGCGGCAGCTTCAATACTTTGTGAAAGTGGCGCGCAAACAGCATGTGACCCAGGCGGCTGAAGAAATGCACGTCGCCCAGTCGGCTGTCTCGCGCCAGATTCATCAGCTCGAGGAGGAGCTGGGTGTCCAGCTCTTCGTGCAGAAAGGCAGGAACCTGCAGCTGACTTCCGTCGGCAAGCTGTTTCTCTGCCGGGTCGAAGGAATCTTGACGGACCTCGAGAGGGCCGTGAATGAAATACATGAATACCTGGACCCCGAGAAAGGGGAGATCCGGGTCGGATTCCCGCACAGCTTGGGGATCTATCTGCTTCCCACCTTAATCGCCAGCTTTCGCAAGCATTATCCGAATGTCACGTTCCGCCTTCGGCAGGGAACCTATAACAGCCTCATCCGTGATGTGATGAAAGGCGAAATCGACTTGGCCTTCATTTCACCTTTTCCCGAGAAGCACAGTCATGTCACAGGTGACCTGCTCCTGCAGGAGGAACTGTACGCGATCGTTCCGCAGGGGCATGTGCTCGCCGAATCGAAGACGATCCGGCTCGAGCAGCTCAAGGAGGACTCCTTCGTCATGTTCAGTGAGGAGTACTCCCTTCGCTCCATCGTGCTGGAGGCGTGCAGCAAGGCGGGCTTCGTTCCCCGGATCGGATTCGAAGGGGAAGAGACCGATACGATCCGCGGCCTGGTTGCGGCCGGCATGGGCGTCTCCCTGCTGCCGGAGATGGCGCTGACCGAGATCAGCGTCCTCCAGCCCGTCAAAGTGCGGGTCGTTGAACCTCAGGTCACACGCAGCGTGGGCATGATTCAGCGGACCGGCGAGAAGCTCCCGCTGGTGGCGGAGGTCTTCCGGAAGTTCCTGCTGGATTTCATGGCGACGAAGTACCTCAAGGGTGAAGACACCGAATAG
- a CDS encoding ABC transporter substrate-binding protein, which yields MLDYYYLKLHERFLDKDREEEVEVTLPELTALFQCSGRNVNLVLKRLEALEWIRYTPGRGRGNRSRLKLLIPGETVALETAQDYVRKGDIQQAFAYLEGVPHLQGVKDQFVYWLDTQFGFRPHRKNDRQTDTLRLPYSKRISCLDPAHLYYLVECHIVEQVFDMLVRYREETDTYEGGLAHHWTMSKDEKEWLFYLRKGVYFHHGREMTSEDVKFTLERLKSEELRSPFRWLFADVQEVRCIDRYTVHIRLERANPLFLQHLSYNRASIVPYDAVTEMGERFEQTPIGTGAFKVVQHDANMLVLEAFGRYYDRRAHLDRIEIWYTPELLRKASQLESMCYSMRYEGCSVEGGETPEGWKSIEKTGRDCSFLTFNLELPGPQHSLAFRKAVQHAIDRRLLIPKNEEGDRTYAKWFYEDGQEYSDTDENYDPILARRFLSESGYAGEVLLLNYHNTYGEVCSIQEQLGRIGIRTELVQRHTSCSVEARASEAHLWFHRNIMDEQPELSIIELFLAENSVLRLHLGEELRSGADWLIERLYQESSKGTRRTYLERLRTLVTEQASVIFLFQHTQRTIFHPSLKNVSLGSLGWVRFRDLWFEPAYALSGEEERADLLQT from the coding sequence ATGCTGGACTACTATTACCTGAAACTGCATGAAAGGTTTTTGGATAAGGACCGGGAAGAGGAGGTCGAGGTGACCCTGCCGGAGCTGACGGCGCTGTTCCAATGCTCGGGGCGCAACGTGAATCTGGTGCTGAAGCGCCTCGAAGCGCTCGAGTGGATCCGCTATACCCCCGGACGGGGGAGGGGGAACCGTTCCAGGCTGAAGCTGCTCATCCCGGGAGAGACGGTGGCGCTGGAGACGGCCCAGGATTATGTGCGCAAGGGCGACATCCAGCAGGCCTTCGCCTATCTGGAGGGTGTTCCCCACCTGCAGGGGGTCAAGGATCAATTCGTCTACTGGCTCGACACCCAGTTCGGCTTCCGGCCGCACCGGAAGAACGACCGGCAGACCGATACCCTGCGGCTCCCTTACAGCAAGCGGATCTCCTGCCTCGATCCGGCCCACCTGTATTACCTGGTAGAATGCCACATCGTCGAGCAGGTGTTCGATATGCTGGTACGGTACCGGGAAGAGACGGATACGTACGAGGGGGGGCTCGCCCACCACTGGACGATGTCGAAGGACGAGAAGGAGTGGCTCTTTTACCTGCGCAAAGGGGTCTACTTCCATCACGGCCGCGAGATGACCTCCGAGGATGTCAAGTTCACGCTGGAACGGCTCAAAAGCGAGGAGCTGCGGTCGCCGTTCCGCTGGCTGTTCGCGGATGTGCAGGAGGTGCGCTGCATCGACAGGTATACGGTGCACATCCGCTTGGAGCGGGCCAATCCGCTGTTCCTGCAGCATCTGAGCTACAACCGGGCCTCTATTGTGCCGTATGATGCCGTAACCGAGATGGGCGAGCGCTTCGAGCAGACGCCGATCGGCACGGGCGCGTTCAAGGTGGTTCAGCACGACGCGAACATGCTCGTTCTCGAAGCGTTCGGACGGTATTATGACCGCAGGGCCCACCTCGACCGGATCGAGATCTGGTATACGCCGGAGCTGCTGCGCAAAGCGAGTCAGCTCGAATCGATGTGCTACAGCATGCGGTATGAGGGCTGCTCGGTCGAAGGAGGCGAAACGCCGGAGGGGTGGAAGTCGATCGAGAAAACCGGCCGCGACTGCAGCTTCCTGACCTTCAACCTCGAGCTGCCCGGGCCGCAGCATTCGCTGGCGTTCCGCAAAGCGGTGCAGCATGCCATCGACCGGCGCCTGCTTATCCCGAAGAATGAAGAAGGCGACCGGACCTATGCCAAATGGTTCTATGAAGACGGGCAGGAGTACAGTGATACCGATGAGAATTACGATCCGATCCTGGCGAGGCGCTTCTTGAGCGAGAGCGGCTACGCCGGGGAGGTGCTGCTGCTGAATTACCATAACACGTACGGCGAAGTGTGCAGCATTCAGGAACAGCTCGGGAGGATCGGCATCCGGACGGAGCTTGTGCAGCGGCATACGTCCTGCTCGGTTGAAGCCAGGGCGAGCGAGGCGCACCTCTGGTTCCACCGGAATATCATGGATGAGCAGCCGGAACTGTCGATCATCGAGCTGTTTCTGGCGGAGAACAGCGTCCTGCGGCTGCACCTTGGCGAAGAGCTGAGGAGCGGGGCGGACTGGCTGATTGAGCGGCTCTATCAGGAGAGCTCCAAGGGGACGCGCAGGACCTATCTGGAGCGTCTGCGAACGCTGGTGACGGAGCAGGCGAGCGTCATCTTCCTGTTCCAGCATACGCAGCGCACGATCTTTCATCCGTCGCTGAAGAACGTCTCCCTCGGTTCGCTCGGCTGGGTCCGCTTCCGGGACCTGTGGTTTGAACCGGCGTATGCCCTGAGCGGGGAGGAAGAGCGGGCGGACCTGCTTCAGACCTGA
- a CDS encoding zinc metallopeptidase, with the protein MLFTPWTILILAAVGLSIWASFRVKGTFNKWSDVPVASGLTGYDVARRILDENGLHDVPVEAVRGALTDHYDPIARVVRLSEPVYYERSVSAVSVAAHEVGHAIQHKVSYPMLVARHKIFPVVNFSSGIAPLLLIGGFLFKMSGLILLGIILFSAAVLFQLITLPVEFNASSRARDLMVSSGFIRNDEEPGVAKVLNAAALTYVAAALVSLLQLLEYIWIFNRSDD; encoded by the coding sequence ATGCTGTTTACACCATGGACCATACTTATTCTCGCAGCAGTCGGTTTAAGCATCTGGGCCAGCTTCCGGGTCAAGGGCACCTTCAATAAGTGGTCTGATGTTCCCGTGGCCTCCGGCTTGACCGGTTATGATGTGGCAAGACGCATTCTAGACGAGAACGGACTGCACGACGTTCCGGTGGAAGCGGTACGGGGCGCACTGACCGACCACTACGATCCGATCGCCCGGGTTGTGCGGCTGTCCGAGCCCGTGTACTATGAGCGTTCCGTCTCCGCCGTCTCCGTCGCGGCGCACGAAGTCGGCCACGCCATCCAGCACAAGGTCAGCTACCCGATGCTTGTCGCAAGACATAAGATTTTCCCGGTTGTGAACTTCTCATCGGGGATCGCGCCGCTTCTGCTTATCGGCGGTTTTCTCTTCAAGATGTCCGGCCTGATCCTGCTCGGTATCATTCTCTTCAGCGCCGCGGTGCTGTTCCAGCTCATTACGCTGCCGGTAGAGTTCAACGCCTCCTCAAGAGCCCGCGACCTCATGGTCTCCTCCGGCTTCATCCGCAACGATGAGGAACCCGGTGTGGCCAAGGTACTGAATGCAGCGGCCTTGACTTATGTAGCGGCGGCTCTGGTATCTCTCCTGCAGCTGCTGGAGTACATCTGGATCTTCAACCGTTCCGACGACTAA
- a CDS encoding MerR family transcriptional regulator, whose amino-acid sequence MKLYKIGELARLSEVSPRTIDYYTKLGLIDPETRSDTNYRLYSDETLARLKRIESMKREKYTLEEIKASLQQLGKVSKDEMVTDKLTSLQLLLKQLEKEAKEVGPMLEKLKPSQLKKLHKMLNQPTAACIEALLLLLGKGPFS is encoded by the coding sequence ATGAAGCTTTACAAAATCGGTGAGCTGGCACGCTTATCGGAGGTCAGCCCCAGAACGATCGACTATTACACCAAGCTGGGCCTGATCGATCCGGAAACCCGCTCCGACACGAACTACCGGCTGTATAGCGACGAAACCTTAGCCCGTCTCAAGCGTATTGAATCCATGAAGAGGGAGAAGTATACCTTAGAGGAAATCAAAGCGAGCCTTCAGCAGCTGGGCAAGGTGAGCAAGGATGAAATGGTGACAGATAAACTCACATCCCTGCAGCTTCTATTGAAGCAGCTTGAGAAGGAGGCCAAGGAAGTCGGCCCGATGCTCGAGAAGCTCAAGCCGTCCCAGCTCAAGAAGCTTCATAAGATGCTGAACCAGCCGACGGCCGCCTGCATCGAAGCGCTCCTGCTGCTCCTGGGTAAGGGACCCTTTTCGTAG
- a CDS encoding ammonium transporter, producing the protein MLKKLLLSTGLMSVMLPTAMAFAAEDATPAQLQGAVDAVWVMLAAILVIFMQAGFALLEAGSTRMKNAGHVAGKTILTFGICAIAFWAVGFGLAFGDGNSFIGMKGFFVDGTEEQAAAAYSSLAYSDVPIGIKFLFQLAFAGVSLAIAFGGFAERAKLSVYFIFSILFVIFIYPVAAHWIWGGGWLAGHGKQDFAGSTVVHLQGATAALVATLMLKPRIGKYNKDKTPNLIPGHNQVLSVLGVIILWIGWFGFNPGSTLSAMGDGFFGYIAMTTNLAAAAGGVAAIVIAWIYFGKADIPSMLNGVLAALVAITASCAFVSVRDAIIIGAVAGILTFFTAQWFEKAGIDDPIYAFSVHGIAGIWGTLANGIFAKPELVEKVGIGKPGLLYGGGLEQLGVQALGIFTTFVFVLIVSFIILYILKVTIGLRVTEEEEVVGLDLSEHGSYGYPEQMKKAAGGSSAVL; encoded by the coding sequence TTGTTGAAGAAGTTGCTCTTATCCACGGGTCTTATGTCAGTTATGTTGCCGACAGCCATGGCTTTTGCCGCGGAAGATGCAACGCCCGCTCAGCTTCAAGGAGCGGTTGATGCGGTCTGGGTCATGCTCGCCGCCATTCTCGTTATTTTTATGCAGGCGGGCTTCGCACTGCTTGAGGCAGGTTCCACACGCATGAAGAATGCGGGGCACGTTGCCGGCAAGACGATCCTGACCTTCGGCATCTGCGCCATTGCCTTCTGGGCTGTAGGTTTCGGCCTGGCCTTCGGTGACGGCAACAGCTTCATCGGGATGAAGGGCTTCTTCGTAGACGGTACGGAAGAACAGGCCGCGGCGGCCTACAGCTCTCTGGCTTACTCTGATGTGCCAATCGGCATCAAGTTCCTCTTCCAGCTCGCTTTCGCAGGCGTATCGCTTGCCATTGCCTTCGGCGGCTTCGCCGAACGCGCCAAGCTTTCCGTATACTTCATCTTCAGTATCCTCTTCGTCATCTTCATCTATCCTGTTGCGGCTCACTGGATCTGGGGCGGCGGCTGGCTCGCCGGCCACGGCAAGCAGGACTTTGCAGGATCGACGGTCGTTCACCTGCAGGGCGCTACCGCTGCACTCGTAGCCACACTGATGCTCAAACCGCGTATCGGCAAGTATAATAAGGATAAAACTCCGAATCTTATCCCGGGTCACAACCAAGTTCTCTCGGTTCTCGGCGTTATTATTCTCTGGATCGGCTGGTTCGGCTTCAACCCGGGCTCCACGCTCAGCGCCATGGGTGACGGCTTCTTCGGTTACATCGCTATGACGACCAACCTGGCTGCAGCAGCCGGCGGGGTAGCGGCTATCGTCATCGCATGGATCTACTTCGGCAAAGCGGACATTCCAAGCATGCTGAACGGCGTACTTGCGGCACTTGTTGCCATTACGGCTTCCTGCGCCTTCGTTTCCGTAAGAGACGCCATCATTATCGGTGCCGTTGCAGGGATTCTGACGTTCTTCACGGCCCAGTGGTTTGAGAAAGCGGGCATCGACGATCCGATTTATGCCTTCTCCGTTCACGGGATTGCCGGAATCTGGGGCACGCTGGCCAACGGGATCTTCGCAAAGCCTGAGCTCGTAGAGAAAGTGGGCATCGGCAAGCCGGGTCTGCTGTACGGCGGCGGTCTGGAGCAGCTTGGCGTTCAAGCTCTGGGGATTTTCACAACGTTCGTGTTCGTGCTTATCGTTTCCTTCATTATTCTGTACATCCTGAAAGTTACCATCGGTCTGCGGGTTACGGAAGAAGAAGAGGTGGTCGGTCTCGACCTGTCCGAACACGGCTCTTACGGCTATCCTGAGCAGATGAAGAAGGCAGCCGGAGGCAGTTCGGCCGTCCTCTAA